GTAAGTAATGCGAGGAAAAGCTTAAAAATGAGGCAAATTGTTTCTTAATTTGTAAATCCTCTGTTTATTTgtctattattttctttgaatatattcaatctTGTAACTTTCACGTTTATAAGCTTAGGATTTGtcgttattatttcatattttactcTTTAGATGGCGTGCATGATGACCAGATTCTAAGGCACACatttatgttatgtatgtatgtgtaatgtaccatttatatatatataaaaagataaaaataaacctaaaaCATGCTGGGGGGTCGTTTTGAATGCAAATTTTCCTTCAACTACATTAAATGTGGCACTTTAACATTTAAGCAATCTTAAACAAAAGCAAGATAAGGGAAAAatgtccaatatttttttttacttaatatagaGATACaaacaacccaatatttcataagcatattttgatcaatcataccttttatatttaaattatagagATGGGCTGCAATTTCCTTAAAGTATTGACTATAGTTTTAAACCGCCATTTGATTCATAAGACTTTATTTGGCCCAGATATAAACccttttaaatctatttttataattatggattGTGAGGCTGAATTTTTACTTACATTGAATTGAATTTGCGGCAGGTTGGAATAATCTAatctattgatataaattaacgaTAACTGATAAGTATTCGACGATGAATCGATGTAACAGGAAGCCCATAGACTTTagagaatttatatattataacagcCAAATACCATACACTAGGAAGAAAAAAGTTCCTTTTCTAATATCAGTTATGCCCCCCCCTCCCCACCCCACTTTCAAGAACGTTGCGCGGAGCCTATATAATCCAGGCTGGATCAATCTTAAGATAGCTCtagcttttttatgttttgacgGGTCGcataatatatcaatcatataaAAGAGCCAATGtacaatgatgaaaataatatgataatggaagaaCTTTGCTTTTTGTATTTGCTAgctgaaaaaatgtttttatattttccaaatctaTTATCATACAAATATTAAGTAATCGCTGGTGCTTGAAAGACGAAGATTAAAACTAAAGATTTGTTGTGTAGCTATAAATGTAAATCCTCGtaggactcggagtagaattgtaATGTATTAGTGTTTTCTTTCCCCTTgttttcttctcttattttcttgtatatatatatatatgtgtaaagtacagtcttttacctcgttttaagtaaaaatagtcgtgtattttatgtatgtattagagtaggtttttgtattaataataatatagatgttcttataaataagtcttgtattattcctccacgcctttccttctcctcacttctctcggtcgtcctggatctctccaccttataaataattgtgtcTCCTcaccctcgtcaagacacaacaagaattgaggatcgacatcagagtaattcctgcctatatcattgctagatacagagtggggtttgtgtttgTTTCATTcacaatgatgtaaatccggtgtattttttagatcGCCCGtgaatttgtaattggtagtataaaaaatgaattttattttacttaacagttttcattattatctcACTCCTGAATCTagtttctgagtagtgaacaaattttcctaaatagattcaattatattcaaaacctgtttgaacgttcgtgtgttcTATTAAAAGATGGAAGCTAactctaaggatttgttgcagagttataattgtaaatccttgttggactcggagtatgTAGAATtgggggatcgacattggagtaagtCTAGTaattgtccttgtttatatccttttttccttcctctcttgtcacagctgattatagctgatctacgtcatgagcattattctttctctcctgtaaaacattcttcaaattgttatggttacctaaagcattaaaccaagtagcgcatAGAAGGCTAACGTcattattagagaaaaaaatatcttggtcaaaatttacttttttgtccgctagaggtattattatttcaagcattttggAGAATTATTTCCTGTTTTCTAGTGAATGAATCAAGTACTGTActgtttctacttttatttacttcattattcatatactttttgcttGAATAATTATGGAGATGggattatgattaaaaatgattttcatataCAAAATGTTCAGAAGGTTTCCAATTaggaagatatttaagatttgatatccatttttttcttcttgcaaATTCTTTTGGAGTTTTTTGGgaatgggaaatttaaaaaagcgaaCGTTTCCTTTaagcttttggaaatttgactcagttctatttttgcatcctcgaacaatattttcaagtaatttgtttcaaatttgctttataataatatgtaaatataaaatatttaagactagaataaattataaacgtactattacttattcaaacttattaatactacgTAGTGCGTACAATAAGTCAAGGAAGtccttgaataaatatatgagtgacgtcatagaaaagctATACCTAgcgaaaatattatgacaaatattgacaATACTTTTCCTCAGGCTAACGGTGCTCAATGCACTACTTGATTTAATGCTTTAGagtaccatgttgattttcgttttttttgttttttttttgacatgcccattccacactggattttcacctttgttcattcatttcatagctgctcgcagctgatttaatgaaacgtcatgactaTACTCCtattctcccaaacattcttcaaattgtcaggctaaccacgttaattttcggtttcttatttttagcaTACTAGaggatcatattatttttaactatgaatatagcatttataatttatccttaGGACGTGTCCAAAacttaatacattaatattactACTACATAATTTGATTTTGGTAACGCCTACTTATCCATGaaactataatttgttataggattgaaaaagtaaataattacagTTATCCCTTAAATCCCTTCACTACGCAAAATAAACccaattttatggaaatatatattgttattctATTATTAGATCAGCTTAGACAGACACGATAATTCTTTATCTTTACATGAAATGATACTGCTGGGAACGTTCACGTCTAAGAATGATGGGCGTTTGGTCGACCTTTGCATCACTTGAAATgtcaaatatcattatttaatgcCTTTCCTAATtgtttttatgagaaaatatgctggaaattattttgttagtttttcatagagattaaataaatttcttaggGCGGAGCACTAAAATATACTAGAATGATTTTACCCAAAATTGAGTCTAGACTATGGTCATTTCTTTCCTAGAAATTGATACATGAAAGTGGCCATATCCGGTGCAAATatagtctcataaatcaaatatagattCTAAACAATAGCTAACATTTCTAAGTATCTCAACTAATcccataaaattgaatataaagccAATAATTGGTCGAAATATGCCTATTGGACTGTATATATGATGTGAAATATAAATTGGACATtccattttcctttatttttgtttaatattgtttttatgttgactcagTTTATCTGTTGTAAATGGATTGTAGGATTAAATGTCAGGAGATGattgacaaacaaaaaataaaaacgatttttgAATGTACATTCTTCAAAAGAATCTAACTGAATATTGCCGGAGGCCAGGATATTGTTGTGTCtagatatataacaattatCCTCCTTCGAGAACAATCCATGAGTACGGTTATATTACAGGGAATCCATATATAATGAAAGGGAGATACTATCATGATAGAATATAGTAAATACATTATGAGAAGGCACGGCCCGAATTAACCACGaaacattttgaattataatttataacacatATTTGCCACGTAAGTCCTTATCAAAGCATTTCCGCTTCTTTCCTTATAATAAGTTTAAAAGAACTATATGATTGCGACTGGTACACATATAATAAAGGTATATTCTGTCCTTTGAATCACCCTCAAATCGCGATCCCAAAATTGAAATGGGTGGAAACAAATCCGGATCAAATATCTATTTAGTAAGTACGTACTTTTTTTTGGCactttatagattatttataatatataaacactGGTTCTTAGTTATTAGAAGTATACTCTTCGGTGATGTCTcccacataaataattattaattataatataccacTATCTTACTGTAAAAGAACACgaaatttttacatacaaattgaagttaatgtaaaaaaataatagtccttgtaataaaagaatagcttaattaaagtatatagaTGGCGCTTTTTAAAAGAGTGGTCGACGTACTACTAAAAACTACGAACGTGCGCGCGGAATTTCGCTCACTGCTCTTTCTTTTCCATAAGATGTTGATCGGAATTAAAATaaggagaggaaaaaaaagaagagaattcTAATGGAATTCTAGAAGAGAGCGCGCCAGTTCCCTCCTTCCCTTCAGATACAATTCAACAACGATCAACAAACTACTACTACCAGTGCCTCCAAGTGTTTTTCGTCACTAAATATAACGTAAATCTAGTTTTTTCTCGCCTTCTCCTTATTCGgaagatttgtaaaaataattccgTGTGCTTACTAGTAGCTACCTACCTCATGGTCGGATTGAGTtctgtataaaattaatattaaatataattttatttggggGATCCCTTCCTCGTGACGTCACACCTTTCCCTTCCGTCCAAAGCAGCAACATACACATGATTTGTTTTGAAACAACCACTAGCTGATGAATATTTGAActccttctttttatttatttctgatattttttcagTAACAGAATTTCAAGGTCAAAttgtgttattatatttttttttcacattgaCATAGATGTACTAAATTACACGAAAGTTATGTAATATTCTCATCATAACCTATtgcattcattaattattgttcatGATTAATTCTATCTTTGAATTTATCTGAAATGATTAGACAAATTGTAATTATCGGACGTATTAATATAACATATCTAATTAAATGACGTGGCGAGTCAGTCTCTATGCctcctacttttaaaaaaatcgtaattTGGACGTAGTGCCTACttagtattttatcatttttactcaTTAATCAAAGAAGAATGGTTTTGTTCGTCACAACATTCTTAATTTGCCCacataacttaataaatacttaagtgttcctcataatcattaataataaggaattatTCGTATGTACTTAatgttatatttctttatttttcgcagatattttattaaataatgcatcGTCAATCCGTAAGCGCACTTGTTCCCCTCCTATTGGGGAGAAATCATCCAGaagtatttgcaaattttatttcaaaaacacgAACTTTCCCCAACTTTATCCGTTCAGCTGCTCCCTATTGTAGCATCGCAAAGATTGAAGAGTCCTATTTAAATGGAAATTCAAGTGTTTATATCGAGGAAATGTACCAGGCCTGGTCCCAAGAGCCCAAGTCTGTCCATGCCTCTTGGGATGCATATTTTCGTGGCAGTTCCTTTCAAAAATCCCCCATGTTTGGCTCTGAGTCCATGAGTAATCAAATACCTTTATCAGCCATTGCTTCAAATATTGGTATGGTATCCTCTTCTTCTGCAGCTCCTACTGCCGATGTTATTGATTCACATTTAGTCGTTCATTCAACGATTCGGAGTTATCAAGTTAGAGGCCATCTTGCAGCTCAAATAGAtcctttaaatttgattaatatgacTAGAGATGAAGCTCAAAGACTCATAATTAGAGGTACTGATATTTCCGATCAAAACatggataaaatatatcaacttccACATACTACTTGGATCGGTGGAAAGGAAAAACATCTACCTCTGAGAGAAATCATTATGAGACTAGAAAATGTATATTGCGGTTCTATTGGTGCTGAATTTATGCACTTGTCAAACTTAGATGAAGTGAACTGGATTCGGAAGAGACTTGAAACCCCTGGAAGCATGGCAGTGAACGttgatgagaaaaaattaattttgcaaaggATTTCAAGATCTGCGggatttgaaaactttttggCCAAGAAATTTACTTCTGAAAAGAGATTTGGTCTTGAAGGTGTGGAAATGCTGATACCAGGAATGAAAACCATTGTTGATCGATCAACAGAATTGGGAGTTGAATCTATCATCATGGGAATGCCCCATAGAGGTAGATTAAACGTCTTGGCTAATGTATGTCGTAAACCTCTTGTACAAATTTTGACTCAGTTTGGCGGATTGGAGGCTGCTGATGAAGGCTCCGGAGATGTTAAATATCATTTGGGAACATATATAGAAAGATTAAATCGAGCAACCAATAAAAATATGCGCCTTGCCGTTGTGGCTAATCCTAGCCATCTTGAGGCTGTTGATCCTGTTGTGCAGGGTAAAGCAAGAGCAGAACAGTTTTACCGTGGGGATCAAGAAGGGAATAAGGTCATGTCTTTGCTACTTCACGGAGATGCCGCATTTGCCGGACAGGGTGTTGTATATGAGACAATGCATATGTCGGAACTTCCTGACTACACAACAAAAGGGACAATTCACATTGTTGCAAATAATCAAATTGGATTCACAACAGATCCGAGATATTCTAGATCTTCCCCTTACTGTACTGATGTTGGAAGGGTTGTTAACAGTCCCATTTTCCATGTAAATGCTGACGATCCAGAGGctgttatttttgtttgcaaGCTCGCTGCTGAATACAGACACACCTTTCATAAAGATGTTGTTATCGATATGGTGGGATATCGTAGACATGGTCATAATGAAATTGATGAACCCATGTTTACCCAACCCATAATGTATAGTATCATAAAGAAGCATATCAACGTTCTTGATTTGTACAGCAAAAAACTTATCGAAGAGGGTATTTTCTCCAAGGATGAAGTGAaaggattaattaataaatatgaccaAATTTGTGAAGAGGCCTACAAAGAATCTCAACTAGAGACTCAGGTTTGTCAAAGTGGATATAATTATGCATTCACATGTTACATGTTAATTCCTTCAcctccatattttatttagatttacCATACAGATTGGCTCGACTCACCTTGGTCTGGATTTTTCGAAGGAAAGGATCCTTTAAAAGCTGGTCCAACCGGTGTTCACGAAGAAACTCTTGCACACATTGGACGACGTTTCTCTTCTGGGCCTCCCAATGCTGATTCATTTCAAGTTCATAAAGCAATGACTCGTATACTGAAGTCTAGATCAGAAATGGTGAATAATCGTACTATTGACTGGGCTTTAGGAGAAGCTCTAGCGTTTGGATCGCTACTGAAGGAAGGCATTCACGTTAGACTCTCAGGTAAGATCACatggttacattttttttttttttttttatgtgtgtgcTTTTCCCCTATACTTTATTGCTATATGCTTTAATATTCAGGTCAGGATGTTGAAAGAGGAACATTTTCGCATCGCCACCATATTTTACATCATCAAACAAAGGATAAATCAACCTATAATCCTTTGGCTAATCTTTATCCCGATCAAGCTCCATATACCGTATGTAATTCTTCTCTGTCAGAATATGGTGTATTAGGATTTGAATTGGGATACTCCATGACCAATCCTAATGCACTTGTTCTTTGGGAAGCTCAGTTTGGTGATTTTTGTAATGGAGCTCAGTGCATAATTGACCAGTTCTTATCCAGGTATGTATtaacttcaataaaaattagtcttatcctttttatttttttggttttagtGGTCAAGCAAAATGGGTGAGACAGTCGGGTTTAGTAATGCTACTTCCTCATGGTATGGAGGGCATGGGACCAGAACATTCTTCAGCTCGACCTGAGCGCTTTCTTCAACTTTGCGCCGACGATCCTGAATATTTTCCTCCTCTTGAAGATGAGTTTgctattaaacaattattacatattaacaTGATCGTTGTCAACTGCTCAACTCCAGCGAATTATTTCCACATACTGAGAAGACAAATAGCATTACCCTTTAGAAAACCCTTGATCATCATGACACCCAAATCCCTTTTACGTCATCCAGAGTGCAAATCAAGCTTTGATGAAATGACACCAGACACTGAATTTCAACGGATGATTTGTGAAAGTGGATCAGCTTCCCAAAATCCTCAATctgttaaaaaattgattttctgtaCCGGCAAGGTGTACTATGATCTCATCAAAGCCAGGCGGACTGCtggtaaattttaaattgtagttttaaGGCCTATCTATAATATTATCTCTAGGTCTGGAAGATAAAATCGCCATATCAACTATTGAACAAATTTGTCCATTTCCCTATGATATAGTCAAAAAGGAATGTGAGCTATATGCAAACGCAGCTCTTGTTTGCTGTCAAGAAGAACATAAAAATCAAGGGATTTGGTCTTATGTCCATCCAAGATTTCAAACTGCTGTTGGCGGGTAAGTTTTCGTGGtgaatctttgttttttagatataaatattttgtgttctttttttttcttcttgaaggTACGAGAGGATGGTTTCTTATGTTGGAAGAGATGTCTCTTCTTCACCAGCTACCGGTTCAAAACCTAAGCATATTAAGGAATTTAATGCTTTTATTGATGAGGCTAtgtcaatttgaaaagaaaattatattatgatatataaaatataaaagtttgacTCTATTATCACTaatctataatttcaaatatgaatttaatttattgaaatattatgtttttttgtttgtttttttaaataacctgtAAAATTGTGATATAATCGTTTGAAGAAAACAACAGTAccaataatgttattttaaaatgtaatgataCGCATGTTCACTTTAATGTAACTCTTGTGATAGGCAACTTTTTCTGTATTAATTTGGTATGTACCTGTCTTTTAATTGTTCTGCTGTATCTcataaaagaaataactattattattgcaatcggataagttatagaaaatataaaaatcctttgtaAAAATCCGTGATG
The genomic region above belongs to Lepeophtheirus salmonis chromosome 8, UVic_Lsal_1.4, whole genome shotgun sequence and contains:
- the LOC121123663 gene encoding 2-oxoglutarate dehydrogenase complex component E1, with the translated sequence MHRQSVSALVPLLLGRNHPEVFANFISKTRTFPNFIRSAAPYCSIAKIEESYLNGNSSVYIEEMYQAWSQEPKSVHASWDAYFRGSSFQKSPMFGSESMSNQIPLSAIASNIGMVSSSSAAPTADVIDSHLVVHSTIRSYQVRGHLAAQIDPLNLINMTRDEAQRLIIRGTDISDQNMDKIYQLPHTTWIGGKEKHLPLREIIMRLENVYCGSIGAEFMHLSNLDEVNWIRKRLETPGSMAVNVDEKKLILQRISRSAGFENFLAKKFTSEKRFGLEGVEMLIPGMKTIVDRSTELGVESIIMGMPHRGRLNVLANVCRKPLVQILTQFGGLEAADEGSGDVKYHLGTYIERLNRATNKNMRLAVVANPSHLEAVDPVVQGKARAEQFYRGDQEGNKVMSLLLHGDAAFAGQGVVYETMHMSELPDYTTKGTIHIVANNQIGFTTDPRYSRSSPYCTDVGRVVNSPIFHVNADDPEAVIFVCKLAAEYRHTFHKDVVIDMVGYRRHGHNEIDEPMFTQPIMYSIIKKHINVLDLYSKKLIEEGIFSKDEVKGLINKYDQICEEAYKESQLETQIYHTDWLDSPWSGFFEGKDPLKAGPTGVHEETLAHIGRRFSSGPPNADSFQVHKAMTRILKSRSEMVNNRTIDWALGEALAFGSLLKEGIHVRLSGQDVERGTFSHRHHILHHQTKDKSTYNPLANLYPDQAPYTVCNSSLSEYGVLGFELGYSMTNPNALVLWEAQFGDFCNGAQCIIDQFLSSGQAKWVRQSGLVMLLPHGMEGMGPEHSSARPERFLQLCADDPEYFPPLEDEFAIKQLLHINMIVVNCSTPANYFHILRRQIALPFRKPLIIMTPKSLLRHPECKSSFDEMTPDTEFQRMICESGSASQNPQSVKKLIFCTGKVYYDLIKARRTAGLEDKIAISTIEQICPFPYDIVKKECELYANAALVCCQEEHKNQGIWSYVHPRFQTAVGGYERMVSYVGRDVSSSPATGSKPKHIKEFNAFIDEAMSI